One window of the Lactococcus lactis genome contains the following:
- a CDS encoding HD domain-containing protein encodes MEKVFRDPVHDYITVNHPVISELIDTAEFQRLRRIKQLGTSSFTFHGAEHTRFSHCLGVYHIAKRITDYFSRNFPLEWNPDENLLTQCAALLHDVGHGAYSHTFEGLFNTDHEAVTREIITSPDTEINGILRKVSPDFPEKVASVISHEYSNPQVVQLISSQIDADRMDYLLRDAYFTGAVYGQFDLTWILRVIVPTENGIAFKYSGMHAVEDYIVSRYQMYMQVYFHASSRSMEVLLQKLLARAKFLYASQPDYFAISSPCLVPFFEQNHNLQDYLRLDDGVMNTYFQVWMSHDDEILADLASAYVNRHLLKSITFDPKTVELEDLEILSSLVEEAGFNPDYYTGIHSNYDLPYDFYRPSSEKPRTEINILQKNGSLTELSVLSPLIKSLTGTIHGNSRFYFPKIMLENPEFTKYIVNDSLVINQNFTDRNSTASENTDDSVSKQLSLDDNL; translated from the coding sequence TTGGAAAAAGTCTTTCGTGACCCAGTTCATGACTATATCACAGTGAATCATCCTGTAATTTCAGAATTGATTGATACTGCTGAATTCCAACGTTTAAGACGAATTAAACAACTTGGAACATCAAGCTTTACCTTCCATGGAGCTGAGCATACCCGTTTTTCTCATTGTTTGGGTGTTTACCACATTGCCAAAAGGATTACTGATTATTTTAGTCGGAATTTCCCTTTGGAATGGAATCCTGATGAGAATCTTTTAACTCAGTGTGCAGCCTTATTACACGATGTTGGACACGGTGCTTATTCACATACTTTTGAAGGTTTATTTAATACAGACCACGAGGCGGTCACTCGAGAAATAATTACTTCTCCTGATACAGAAATTAATGGAATTTTACGCAAAGTCTCTCCTGATTTTCCTGAAAAGGTAGCTTCTGTTATTTCTCATGAATATTCTAATCCTCAAGTTGTTCAATTGATTTCAAGTCAAATTGATGCTGACCGCATGGATTATCTCCTTAGAGATGCTTATTTTACTGGTGCTGTCTATGGACAATTTGATTTAACTTGGATTTTAAGAGTGATTGTTCCTACGGAAAATGGAATTGCTTTTAAGTACTCAGGAATGCATGCAGTTGAAGACTATATTGTCAGTCGATACCAAATGTATATGCAGGTTTATTTTCATGCTTCTTCACGCTCAATGGAAGTTTTACTGCAAAAGTTACTCGCACGGGCTAAGTTTTTATATGCCAGTCAGCCAGACTATTTTGCGATATCAAGTCCTTGTCTCGTTCCCTTTTTCGAGCAAAATCATAATTTACAAGATTATTTAAGACTTGATGATGGCGTTATGAACACTTATTTTCAAGTTTGGATGAGTCATGATGATGAAATTCTCGCTGATTTAGCTTCTGCTTATGTCAATCGTCATTTACTCAAATCAATTACTTTTGACCCCAAGACTGTAGAATTAGAAGATTTAGAAATTTTATCTTCTTTGGTTGAAGAAGCAGGCTTTAATCCTGACTATTACACTGGTATTCATAGTAATTATGATTTACCTTATGATTTCTATCGACCAAGTTCTGAAAAACCGCGGACTGAAATTAATATTTTACAAAAAAATGGTTCGCTAACAGAGCTGTCAGTACTTTCTCCACTTATTAAAAGTTTGACAGGTACAATTCATGGAAATAGCCGATTCTATTTTCCAAAAATTATGCTAGAAAATCCTGAATTTACCAAGTATATTGTTAATGACAGCTTGGTGATTAATCAAAATTTTACTGACAGAAATTCTACTGCCTCTGAAAATACTGACGACTCTGTCAGTAAACAATTATCACTTGATGACAACCTATAA
- a CDS encoding DUF1934 domain-containing protein, with protein sequence MIMEIIIRNRIKIDQQEELVKEIYQGELKKGEHQTLLKYQNAANEKVLLKFDEKEVIMTRFAKRPIKMHFHPEIPGLTEYEGLGELSILTNALSIDHESRTIKINYQLSQGAQKIADYHLRIDWREQSVEGETNG encoded by the coding sequence ATGATTATGGAAATTATAATTAGGAATAGAATTAAAATTGACCAGCAAGAAGAGTTGGTCAAAGAAATATATCAGGGAGAGTTGAAAAAAGGAGAACATCAGACCTTACTCAAGTATCAAAATGCTGCAAATGAAAAAGTTTTACTTAAATTTGATGAAAAAGAAGTGATAATGACCCGCTTTGCAAAGCGACCTATCAAAATGCATTTTCATCCAGAAATTCCAGGTTTAACTGAATATGAAGGTTTAGGAGAACTATCAATTCTGACAAATGCTTTAAGCATTGATCATGAGAGCAGGACAATTAAAATTAATTACCAACTTTCGCAAGGTGCCCAAAAAATAGCCGATTATCATTTGAGAATTGACTGGAGAGAGCAAAGTGTGGAAGGAGAAACAAATGGATAA
- a CDS encoding DUF998 domain-containing protein, which translates to MDKIHLPKEIYERLDLKENEEIEIVDLAADSFTIRKINARKSDKAPKWFIIPTIISAFIFIIFAFVLKHPHVIALSGNESLATAVITIANAIGMLTFISAYFSRRKEFYKQMTKRSYWRTFATVTLSVLLIVILASMGLFWFLGQIFYGVSFGLFTSTLIFTIFSGIINYVMIFVVDTFSINMMVTMLLVVSIGGFVSSMATNGNQYWWQRNFSLLGTQASRSSWQFNLTLIVSAALFAALIDYIFVSLRQKAGSHYRQNILQVLLTLCAISIALVGLIPNDPGWMHIAHDIVAQLIVLFMAISILGIRWFLPNADPNLYRMSYFIVGLILISYVLWHPIHYLTLTAFEILSFSLSFAWLLLLVNTLINMLWNTKKIYKVSLNSIEEKSEK; encoded by the coding sequence ATGGATAAAATTCATCTACCTAAAGAAATATATGAACGATTAGACCTTAAAGAAAACGAAGAAATTGAAATCGTCGATTTAGCGGCTGATAGTTTTACCATTCGAAAAATCAATGCCAGAAAATCAGATAAGGCGCCCAAGTGGTTTATTATTCCAACGATTATTTCTGCATTTATCTTTATTATTTTTGCCTTTGTCCTAAAGCATCCTCATGTTATCGCGCTTTCTGGAAATGAATCTTTGGCAACGGCGGTTATTACAATTGCTAATGCAATAGGGATGCTGACTTTTATTTCTGCTTATTTCTCTCGCAGAAAAGAATTTTATAAACAGATGACCAAAAGAAGTTACTGGCGGACATTTGCCACAGTCACTTTATCTGTTTTACTTATCGTCATTTTAGCATCGATGGGCCTTTTTTGGTTTTTAGGTCAAATTTTTTATGGTGTAAGTTTTGGACTCTTTACTTCCACCCTAATCTTTACTATTTTTTCTGGAATCATTAATTATGTCATGATTTTTGTTGTAGATACTTTTTCGATTAATATGATGGTAACAATGCTTTTAGTGGTTTCTATTGGTGGTTTCGTCTCAAGTATGGCCACCAATGGAAATCAGTACTGGTGGCAAAGGAATTTTAGTTTGCTTGGAACTCAGGCTTCACGTTCAAGCTGGCAATTTAATCTGACGTTAATTGTTTCGGCAGCCTTATTTGCAGCATTAATTGATTATATTTTTGTTTCATTAAGGCAAAAAGCGGGCAGTCATTATCGACAAAATATTTTGCAAGTTTTATTGACACTTTGTGCTATTTCAATTGCTTTAGTTGGATTAATTCCCAATGATCCAGGCTGGATGCATATTGCTCATGACATTGTTGCTCAATTAATAGTCTTATTTATGGCTATTTCGATACTAGGAATTCGTTGGTTTTTACCAAATGCTGATCCAAATTTATATCGTATGTCTTATTTTATTGTGGGTCTTATCTTAATCTCTTATGTTTTATGGCATCCTATTCATTATTTGACATTAACGGCTTTTGAAATTCTTTCTTTTAGCTTGTCTTTTGCTTGGTTACTCTTACTGGTAAATACTTTGATTAATATGCTTTGGAATACGAAAAAGATTTATAAAGTCTCGCTTAATTCTATAGAAGAAAAAAGTGAAAAATAA